From Juglans regia cultivar Chandler chromosome 8, Walnut 2.0, whole genome shotgun sequence, the proteins below share one genomic window:
- the LOC109021297 gene encoding uncharacterized protein LOC109021297 yields the protein MEKLKNIVTITLALFAALIMVFLPKSECQIKQPPPLVPRPLCASQFSLANYACAMVPAASEPSPPSLNNGLDEELDDDADDDEEEEHHHNHNHNHNHQHRHRGYRHNGKHHLPQNIDNCCRWISQIDSGCVCELLFYLPGFATFLMRPLHDFTVEITDSCNVTYSCGGVQY from the coding sequence ATGGAGAAACTCAAGAATATTGTTACCATCACATTAGCACTCTTTGCGGCATTAATCATGGTGTTCTTGCCAAAGTCGGAGTGCCAAATTAAGCAACCACCACCGCTCGTTCCCCGTCCGCTTTGTGCCTCCCAATTTTCACTCGCTAACTATGCATGCGCAATGGTGCCAGCGGCATCAGAACCCTCCCCTCCTTCCCTAAACAATGGCCTCGACGAGGAGTTGGACGACGACGCAGATGATGACGAAGAAGAAGAGCACCatcacaatcacaatcacaatcacaatcATCAGCACAGACATAGAGGATACCGGCACAATGGCAAGCACCACCTGCCACAAAATATAGACAATTGTTGCCGGTGGATATCCCAGATAGACAGCGGTTGTGTATGTGAGCTGCTGTTTTACCTGCCCGGATTCGCGACCTTCCTAATGAGGCCCCTGCACGATTTCACCGTTGAGATTACTGACTCTTGCAACGTTACATACTCGTGTGGGGGGGTTCAATATTAA